A DNA window from Pseudoalteromonas spongiae UST010723-006 contains the following coding sequences:
- a CDS encoding vWA domain-containing protein translates to MFEFAWPFAFLLLPLPFLLRKLQKNKQVATVRTTALYHNPVVQTGNISQPTRFSLWPWLIWACLCVALAHPKYYGEPIQLPNEGREIMLAVDLSTSMREQDMQYQGQYIDRLSVVKAVLNEFITARTGDRLGLILFADTAFLQTPLTRDLTTVAKMLEEAQIGLVGQATAIGDALGLAVKRFALKEDSNRILILLTDGQNTAGNLSPEEALILAKDAGIKVYTVGVGADSQSNFFGFQMQRGSALDEGLLTEVARDTGGQYFRATDVASLQRIYQMLDQLEPISDNSETVRPQKALFYIPLFIAVLLLFTQTLVNSIRSLTTRSGA, encoded by the coding sequence ATGTTTGAGTTTGCTTGGCCATTTGCCTTTTTATTATTGCCGCTGCCGTTTTTACTGCGTAAGTTACAAAAAAACAAACAAGTCGCAACCGTCAGAACAACGGCGCTTTACCACAACCCAGTAGTGCAAACCGGCAACATATCGCAACCAACACGTTTTTCACTTTGGCCTTGGCTTATTTGGGCATGTTTATGCGTTGCCCTAGCGCACCCTAAGTACTATGGCGAACCAATTCAGTTACCCAACGAAGGGCGTGAAATTATGCTGGCTGTCGATTTATCTACCTCAATGCGTGAGCAAGATATGCAATATCAGGGGCAGTACATTGACAGATTATCTGTAGTTAAAGCTGTACTTAATGAGTTTATTACTGCCCGCACTGGCGATCGACTAGGCCTTATTTTGTTTGCCGATACCGCATTTTTACAAACGCCACTCACCCGCGACTTAACCACAGTCGCTAAAATGCTAGAAGAAGCGCAAATTGGCTTGGTGGGTCAAGCCACCGCAATAGGCGACGCACTCGGCCTTGCTGTAAAGCGTTTTGCTTTAAAAGAAGACAGTAACCGCATACTTATTTTATTAACCGACGGACAAAATACCGCTGGTAATTTAAGCCCAGAAGAAGCGCTGATCCTTGCTAAGGATGCGGGAATCAAAGTATATACCGTTGGTGTAGGTGCCGACAGCCAATCAAACTTTTTTGGCTTTCAAATGCAGCGTGGTAGCGCATTAGATGAAGGCTTATTAACAGAAGTTGCACGTGATACCGGTGGCCAATACTTTCGCGCAACCGACGTGGCAAGTTTACAGCGCATTTATCAAATGCTTGATCAGTTAGAACCCATTAGCGATAACAGTGAAACCGTAAGACCGCAAAAAGCGTTGTTTTATATTCCATTGTTTATCGCAGTGCTACTGCTATTCACGCAAACATTAGTAAATAGTATTCGTAGTTTAACAACACGGAGTGGCGCATGA